In Paenarthrobacter sp. GOM3, a single window of DNA contains:
- a CDS encoding DUF4287 domain-containing protein, which produces MSFQAYLDAVEDKTGLTPRQLVDIAESKGFNDPSVKAGTILEWLKTDYGLGRGHGMALVHVIKNGPKIDSKHVGTDGTHRDESDTLWLDGKASKPSP; this is translated from the coding sequence ATGTCCTTCCAGGCATACCTCGACGCCGTCGAGGACAAGACAGGGCTGACGCCGAGGCAATTGGTCGACATTGCGGAAAGCAAGGGCTTCAACGACCCATCCGTTAAGGCGGGAACCATCCTTGAATGGTTGAAGACGGATTACGGCCTGGGGCGTGGACATGGGATGGCGTTGGTCCACGTCATCAAGAACGGCCCGAAGATCGACAGCAAGCACGTGGGTACGGATGGGACGCACCGGGATGAATCGGACACGCTCTGGCTGGACGGTAAGGCCAGCAAGCCCTCGCCATAA